The following proteins are co-located in the Theropithecus gelada isolate Dixy chromosome 19, Tgel_1.0, whole genome shotgun sequence genome:
- the PRMT1 gene encoding protein arginine N-methyltransferase 1 isoform X1, protein MAAAEAANCIMENFVATLANGMSLQPPLEEVSCGQAESSEKPNAEDMTSKDYYFDSYAHFGIHEEMLKDEVRTLTYRNSMFHNRHLFKDKVVLDVGSGTGILCMFAAKAGARKVIGIECSSISDYAVKIVKANKLDHVVTIIKGKVEEVELPVEKVDIIISEWMGYCLFYESMLNTVLYARDKWLAPDGLIFPDRATLYVTAIEDRQYKDYKIHWWENVYGFDMSCIKDVAIKEPLVDVVDPKQLVTNACLIKEVDIYTVKVEDLTFTSPFCLQVKRNDYVHALVAYFNIEFTRCHKRTGFSTSPESPYTHWKQTVFYMEDYLTVKTGEEIFGTIGMRPNAKNNRDLDFTIDLDFKGQLCELSCSTDYRMR, encoded by the exons ATGGCGGCAGCCGAGGCCGCGAACTGCATCATGGAG AATTTTGTAGCCACCTTGGCTAATGGGATGAGCCTCCAGCCGCCTCTTGAAGAA GTGTCCTGTGGCCAGGCGGAAAGCAGCGAGAAGCCCAATGCTGAGGACATGACATCCAAAGATTACTACTTTGACTCCTACGCCCACTTTGGCATCCACGAG GAGATGTTGAAGGACGAGGTGCGCACCCTCACGTACCGCAACTCCATGTTTCACAACCGGCACCTCTTCAAGGACAAGGTGGTGCTGGACGTCGGCTCGGGCACCGGCATCCTCTGCATGTTCGCCGCCAAGGCCGGGGCCCGCAAGGTCATTGGG ATCGAGTGTTCCAGTATCTCTGATTATGCGGTGAAGATCGTCAAAGCCAACAAGTTAGACCACG TGGTGACCATCATCAAGGGGAAGGTGGAGGAGGTAGAGCTCCCGGTGGAGAAGGTGGACATCATCATCAGTGAGTGGATGGGCTACTGCCTCTTCTACGAGTCCATGCTCAACACCGTGCTCTACGCCCGGGACAAGTGGCTG GCACCCGATGGCCTCATCTTCCCAGACCGGGCCACGCTGTATGTGACGGCCATCGAGGACCGGCAGTACAAAGACTACAAGATCCACT gGTGGGAGAACGTGTATGGCTTCGACATGTCTTGCATCAAAGATGTGGCCATCAAGGAGCCCCTAGTGGATGTGGTGGACCCCAAACAGCTGGTCACCAACGCCTGCCTCATAAAG GAGGTGGACATCTACACCGTCAAGGTGGAAGACCTGACGTTCACCTCCCCATTCTGCCTGCAAGTGAAGCGGAATGACTACGTGCACGCCCTGGTGGCCTACTTCAACATCGAGTTCACGCGTTGCCACAAGAGGACGGGCTTCTCCACCA GCCCTGAGTCCCCGTACACGCACTGGAAGCAGACAGTGTTCTACATGGAGGACTACCTGACCGTGAAGACGGGCGAGGAGATCTTCGGCACCATCGGCATGCGGCCCAATGCCAAGAACAAC CGGGACCTGGACTTCACCATCGACCTGGACTTCAAGGGCCAGCTGTGCGAGCTGTCCTGCTCCACTGACTACCGGATGCGCTGA
- the PRMT1 gene encoding protein arginine N-methyltransferase 1 isoform X2 encodes MAAAEAANCIMEVSCGQAESSEKPNAEDMTSKDYYFDSYAHFGIHEEMLKDEVRTLTYRNSMFHNRHLFKDKVVLDVGSGTGILCMFAAKAGARKVIGIECSSISDYAVKIVKANKLDHVVTIIKGKVEEVELPVEKVDIIISEWMGYCLFYESMLNTVLYARDKWLAPDGLIFPDRATLYVTAIEDRQYKDYKIHWWENVYGFDMSCIKDVAIKEPLVDVVDPKQLVTNACLIKEVDIYTVKVEDLTFTSPFCLQVKRNDYVHALVAYFNIEFTRCHKRTGFSTSPESPYTHWKQTVFYMEDYLTVKTGEEIFGTIGMRPNAKNNRDLDFTIDLDFKGQLCELSCSTDYRMR; translated from the exons ATGGCGGCAGCCGAGGCCGCGAACTGCATCATGGAG GTGTCCTGTGGCCAGGCGGAAAGCAGCGAGAAGCCCAATGCTGAGGACATGACATCCAAAGATTACTACTTTGACTCCTACGCCCACTTTGGCATCCACGAG GAGATGTTGAAGGACGAGGTGCGCACCCTCACGTACCGCAACTCCATGTTTCACAACCGGCACCTCTTCAAGGACAAGGTGGTGCTGGACGTCGGCTCGGGCACCGGCATCCTCTGCATGTTCGCCGCCAAGGCCGGGGCCCGCAAGGTCATTGGG ATCGAGTGTTCCAGTATCTCTGATTATGCGGTGAAGATCGTCAAAGCCAACAAGTTAGACCACG TGGTGACCATCATCAAGGGGAAGGTGGAGGAGGTAGAGCTCCCGGTGGAGAAGGTGGACATCATCATCAGTGAGTGGATGGGCTACTGCCTCTTCTACGAGTCCATGCTCAACACCGTGCTCTACGCCCGGGACAAGTGGCTG GCACCCGATGGCCTCATCTTCCCAGACCGGGCCACGCTGTATGTGACGGCCATCGAGGACCGGCAGTACAAAGACTACAAGATCCACT gGTGGGAGAACGTGTATGGCTTCGACATGTCTTGCATCAAAGATGTGGCCATCAAGGAGCCCCTAGTGGATGTGGTGGACCCCAAACAGCTGGTCACCAACGCCTGCCTCATAAAG GAGGTGGACATCTACACCGTCAAGGTGGAAGACCTGACGTTCACCTCCCCATTCTGCCTGCAAGTGAAGCGGAATGACTACGTGCACGCCCTGGTGGCCTACTTCAACATCGAGTTCACGCGTTGCCACAAGAGGACGGGCTTCTCCACCA GCCCTGAGTCCCCGTACACGCACTGGAAGCAGACAGTGTTCTACATGGAGGACTACCTGACCGTGAAGACGGGCGAGGAGATCTTCGGCACCATCGGCATGCGGCCCAATGCCAAGAACAAC CGGGACCTGGACTTCACCATCGACCTGGACTTCAAGGGCCAGCTGTGCGAGCTGTCCTGCTCCACTGACTACCGGATGCGCTGA
- the PRMT1 gene encoding protein arginine N-methyltransferase 1 isoform X4, with product MAAAEAANCIMEVSCGQAESSEKPNAEDMTSKDYYFDSYAHFGIHEEMLKDEVRTLTYRNSMFHNRHLFKDKVVLDVGSGTGILCMFAAKAGARKVIGIECSSISDYAVKIVKANKLDHVVTIIKGKVEEVELPVEKVDIIISEWMGYCLFYESMLNTVLYARDKWLEVDIYTVKVEDLTFTSPFCLQVKRNDYVHALVAYFNIEFTRCHKRTGFSTSPESPYTHWKQTVFYMEDYLTVKTGEEIFGTIGMRPNAKNNRDLDFTIDLDFKGQLCELSCSTDYRMR from the exons ATGGCGGCAGCCGAGGCCGCGAACTGCATCATGGAG GTGTCCTGTGGCCAGGCGGAAAGCAGCGAGAAGCCCAATGCTGAGGACATGACATCCAAAGATTACTACTTTGACTCCTACGCCCACTTTGGCATCCACGAG GAGATGTTGAAGGACGAGGTGCGCACCCTCACGTACCGCAACTCCATGTTTCACAACCGGCACCTCTTCAAGGACAAGGTGGTGCTGGACGTCGGCTCGGGCACCGGCATCCTCTGCATGTTCGCCGCCAAGGCCGGGGCCCGCAAGGTCATTGGG ATCGAGTGTTCCAGTATCTCTGATTATGCGGTGAAGATCGTCAAAGCCAACAAGTTAGACCACG TGGTGACCATCATCAAGGGGAAGGTGGAGGAGGTAGAGCTCCCGGTGGAGAAGGTGGACATCATCATCAGTGAGTGGATGGGCTACTGCCTCTTCTACGAGTCCATGCTCAACACCGTGCTCTACGCCCGGGACAAGTGGCTG GAGGTGGACATCTACACCGTCAAGGTGGAAGACCTGACGTTCACCTCCCCATTCTGCCTGCAAGTGAAGCGGAATGACTACGTGCACGCCCTGGTGGCCTACTTCAACATCGAGTTCACGCGTTGCCACAAGAGGACGGGCTTCTCCACCA GCCCTGAGTCCCCGTACACGCACTGGAAGCAGACAGTGTTCTACATGGAGGACTACCTGACCGTGAAGACGGGCGAGGAGATCTTCGGCACCATCGGCATGCGGCCCAATGCCAAGAACAAC CGGGACCTGGACTTCACCATCGACCTGGACTTCAAGGGCCAGCTGTGCGAGCTGTCCTGCTCCACTGACTACCGGATGCGCTGA
- the PRMT1 gene encoding protein arginine N-methyltransferase 1 isoform X3, translated as MVGMAEVSCGQAESSEKPNAEDMTSKDYYFDSYAHFGIHEEMLKDEVRTLTYRNSMFHNRHLFKDKVVLDVGSGTGILCMFAAKAGARKVIGIECSSISDYAVKIVKANKLDHVVTIIKGKVEEVELPVEKVDIIISEWMGYCLFYESMLNTVLYARDKWLAPDGLIFPDRATLYVTAIEDRQYKDYKIHWWENVYGFDMSCIKDVAIKEPLVDVVDPKQLVTNACLIKEVDIYTVKVEDLTFTSPFCLQVKRNDYVHALVAYFNIEFTRCHKRTGFSTSPESPYTHWKQTVFYMEDYLTVKTGEEIFGTIGMRPNAKNNRDLDFTIDLDFKGQLCELSCSTDYRMR; from the exons ATGGTAGGCATGGCTGAG GTGTCCTGTGGCCAGGCGGAAAGCAGCGAGAAGCCCAATGCTGAGGACATGACATCCAAAGATTACTACTTTGACTCCTACGCCCACTTTGGCATCCACGAG GAGATGTTGAAGGACGAGGTGCGCACCCTCACGTACCGCAACTCCATGTTTCACAACCGGCACCTCTTCAAGGACAAGGTGGTGCTGGACGTCGGCTCGGGCACCGGCATCCTCTGCATGTTCGCCGCCAAGGCCGGGGCCCGCAAGGTCATTGGG ATCGAGTGTTCCAGTATCTCTGATTATGCGGTGAAGATCGTCAAAGCCAACAAGTTAGACCACG TGGTGACCATCATCAAGGGGAAGGTGGAGGAGGTAGAGCTCCCGGTGGAGAAGGTGGACATCATCATCAGTGAGTGGATGGGCTACTGCCTCTTCTACGAGTCCATGCTCAACACCGTGCTCTACGCCCGGGACAAGTGGCTG GCACCCGATGGCCTCATCTTCCCAGACCGGGCCACGCTGTATGTGACGGCCATCGAGGACCGGCAGTACAAAGACTACAAGATCCACT gGTGGGAGAACGTGTATGGCTTCGACATGTCTTGCATCAAAGATGTGGCCATCAAGGAGCCCCTAGTGGATGTGGTGGACCCCAAACAGCTGGTCACCAACGCCTGCCTCATAAAG GAGGTGGACATCTACACCGTCAAGGTGGAAGACCTGACGTTCACCTCCCCATTCTGCCTGCAAGTGAAGCGGAATGACTACGTGCACGCCCTGGTGGCCTACTTCAACATCGAGTTCACGCGTTGCCACAAGAGGACGGGCTTCTCCACCA GCCCTGAGTCCCCGTACACGCACTGGAAGCAGACAGTGTTCTACATGGAGGACTACCTGACCGTGAAGACGGGCGAGGAGATCTTCGGCACCATCGGCATGCGGCCCAATGCCAAGAACAAC CGGGACCTGGACTTCACCATCGACCTGGACTTCAAGGGCCAGCTGTGCGAGCTGTCCTGCTCCACTGACTACCGGATGCGCTGA
- the LOC112612903 gene encoding uncharacterized protein LOC112612903 — protein MGSCGCNSRPRILTRPAHILILLLLLAFSAQGTRILQPGEASTRSPSTAGTSVTWAYAGPTAWRRSYNGFALPPPRSPQGRPAASPRTPTAMGAAGGARRKPGSVPRTPACSEGASAVPSSLGDLWHGSSPPRLQFAYPYIGASTPRVFSPNSSP, from the exons ATGGGGTCGTGTGGCTGCAACTCCAGGCCACGGATCCTGACCCGCCCTGCCCACATCCTCATCCTGCTGTTGCTCCTCGCCTTCTCCGCCCAGGGGACCCGGATACTGCAGCCAG GCGAGGCCAgcaccaggtcccccagcacCGCGGGCACGTCTGTTACCTGGGCGTATGCCGGACCCACCGCCTGGCGGAGATCATACAATGGATTCGCTCTGCCTCCACCAAGGAGCCCTCAGGGAAGGCCAGCCGCGAGCCCCAGGACCCCTACAGCTATGGGCGCCGCCGGTGGCGCGAGGCGGAAGCCCGGCTCGGTTCCCAGGACTCCGGCCTGCAGCGAGGGGGCCAGCGCAGTGCCCAGCTCGCTGGGTGACCTCTGGCACGGCTCGTCCCCTCCTCGGCTTCAGTTTGCCTATCCGTATATTGGAGCTTCTACCCCACGTGTCTTCTCCCCTAACTCCAGCCCCTGA